The nucleotide window ATGTGTTTCTCTATATACGGTTTTAAGAAAGGACTCATTCCTTTATCTGATACGAGGTCAACAGGCAGTCCTGTAATTTCCTCAAGGTAGAATTTCAGGTCTACAAATCCCAGTAGGTCAATTTTTCCGCTTAATGAAACAAGGATGTCCAGGTCGCTGTCTTCCTTCTGTTCATTTCGGGCGTAAGAGCCAAAAATTTTTAGATGCTTGACGCCGTACTCCTTACGAAGTTTCTCTTTATGCTTTAGAAGGAGGTTTACTATCTCCGATAGACTTTTAGCAGTTTTATAGGATTGTTTTCCAGTGGTTCCCATTAACTGCTCCTTTTAAACATAAATAACCTCAGAAAAAATACTCTTTCTTAGTCTTGGTTTAATAGCTCTTTCCATTACAAGGTCTACTTTGCAGTTTAACTTTTCCTCAAGAAACTGTTTAAGTCCTACGAAGTCAAACAGAGTGAACTTAGGCCTTTGGACCTCTATCAGGATATCAACGTCACTGTCTTCTGTGTTGTCTCCCCAGGCAACGGAGCCAAAGAGTCCGAGCTTAACTACTCCGTACTCCTGCTTTAGTAGAGGTTTTAACTCTCCTAGTTTTTCAAGGATTTCTTCCCTTTTTTCTAAGCGGGGCATTTAATCTCCCGAACAACGGTTTAACCAAACAAAAGTAGTTCTATCTTATCTAGAACTTCCTTTAGGACTTCTTCAGGAGTTACTGTTATAAACGAAGCTTTTCTGGTTCTCCAGTC belongs to Thermovibrio guaymasensis and includes:
- a CDS encoding nucleotidyltransferase family protein, which translates into the protein MGTTGKQSYKTAKSLSEIVNLLLKHKEKLRKEYGVKHLKIFGSYARNEQKEDSDLDILVSLSGKIDLLGFVDLKFYLEEITGLPVDLVSDKGMSPFLKPYIEKHIVEVF
- a CDS encoding nucleotidyltransferase family protein, producing MPRLEKREEILEKLGELKPLLKQEYGVVKLGLFGSVAWGDNTEDSDVDILIEVQRPKFTLFDFVGLKQFLEEKLNCKVDLVMERAIKPRLRKSIFSEVIYV